The Deltaproteobacteria bacterium DNA segment GAATATTGAAACCTTATTGCCTCCGCTTAGAGATGCATACTGAAATGCAGACTTTGCAGCATGGCTCACATTCGACATTAATTCGTTTGATTCATTGCCGTCTGCCGGAAAACCTGCAAGGCCTATGCTTATGGTCAGCCTTTCGGCTTTCTTCCCATCCGCTGATGGGAACGGGTGATTTTCCACCCTGACTCTGAGTTTTTCTGCAACCGTAGCAGCAGTCTCCTGCCTGATGTTGGGCAAAATAACAAGGAATTCATCCCCCCCGTATCTGATAAGGCAGTCAGCCGTTCGGATATTATCCTTTATCAATCCGGCAAGGTCAATGAGCGCCTCGTTTCCAAGGAGAAAACCGTTTCTTGCATTATAGTTATGCAGCCTGTCCACATCTATCAGCAGCACAGCAAACTGGAGCCCGTATCTTTTGCTGCGCGCGATCTCCTGCACTATCCAGTGGTTGAAATACCTGTTATTAAATACACCGGTCAACGGGTCTATCATCCTCGCCCTTGCAGGATATGCCATTTCAAGTTTTTTTATCTCATTTAAGAGGCCTTTTTTTGAAAAATCTGCCTTTCCGAGTATGTTGGCTATATTGTGTCCAAGCTTTGCCTTGTCAATTTCGGTTACATCCTTTACGGTAAATATCACTACGGGTATATCCTTTGCAGTAGGGTGTATTTTTAACTGTTCCACCACATCAAAACCGCTTACCTGCGGCATCATCAGATCCAGGATTATGAGATCCGGGTCCTTTTCTATTGCAAGGGCAATCCCTTCTTCACCGCCTGCGGCCTTAATCACGTTAAACCCTTCCTTTTCAAGGATATCGCCGAGTAATTGCAATACCTGCGGTTCATCATCTATAGCGAGAATGCTGAACGGATGTCTCTTTCCCTTTGCTATAAAACTGAGTTTGCCAAGCGCATGAAGGAGTTCGTCTTTATTAACCGGTTTTATCAGATAAGCTACAGCGCCGAGACTGAATCCCAATTCCTTATTATTGGCGGCCGAGGCTATTATCACAGGTATCTCGCAAGTATCATAAGATGCCTTTAACTCCCTTATTACATCCCAGCCGTCTTTCTTGGGAAGCATTATGCCTAGAATAACGGCAAATGGTTTTGTCAGAGCGGCCTTTTTCAGAACCTCATTGCCGTCGGCAGCAAGTTCAACGCAATAATCATTCTCCTCAAGATATGCCTTTATAAGCGCGTTCATGTCTGCGCTTTCGCCGGCAACCAATATTAAAGATGGCGGCTCATGAGTCAGCCGCTTAAACACGGACATATCCTTAGTATATGCAGGCTGCAGTCCTGAAACCCCCTGCGGAATTACAAGACTGAATTGAGTCCCCTTGCCATATTCGCTCTCCACCCATATCCTTCCGCCATGCAGTTCAATAAGTTTTTTGGTTAATGCCATACCAAGACCGGTGCCGCCATACTCCCTTGTTATTGAGGAGTCAAGCTGTTCAAAATCCCTGAATACCCTTGGGATGTCCTCATCTTTTATGCCTATGCCCGTGTCTTTTACAGAGATATGAAGAACCCTTTCCATGATATCGCCTTTTGCCTCTTCTGAAA contains these protein-coding regions:
- a CDS encoding response regulator, which codes for SEEAKGDIMERVLHISVKDTGIGIKDEDIPRVFRDFEQLDSSITREYGGTGLGMALTKKLIELHGGRIWVESEYGKGTQFSLVIPQGVSGLQPAYTKDMSVFKRLTHEPPSLILVAGESADMNALIKAYLEENDYCVELAADGNEVLKKAALTKPFAVILGIMLPKKDGWDVIRELKASYDTCEIPVIIASAANNKELGFSLGAVAYLIKPVNKDELLHALGKLSFIAKGKRHPFSILAIDDEPQVLQLLGDILEKEGFNVIKAAGGEEGIALAIEKDPDLIILDLMMPQVSGFDVVEQLKIHPTAKDIPVVIFTVKDVTEIDKAKLGHNIANILGKADFSKKGLLNEIKKLEMAYPARARMIDPLTGVFNNRYFNHWIVQEIARSKRYGLQFAVLLIDVDRLHNYNARNGFLLGNEALIDLAGLIKDNIRTADCLIRYGGDEFLVILPNIRQETAATVAEKLRVRVENHPFPSADGKKAERLTISIGLAGFPADGNESNELMSNVSHAAKSAFQYASLSGGNKVSIFRKGV